Within Micromonospora narathiwatensis, the genomic segment GCCCTCGACGATCGCGGGGACTACCGGGCGGTGGCCCGCCAGGTGCCCGACGGCGACGTGCTGGTCTTCGCCATCCCGCTCGCCTCGGTGGAACAGACGGTCATGTGGATGATGGTCGCCCAGGCGGGCGTGGTCACCGCCGGGCTGCTCATCGCCGGCAGCCTCGGCGCGCTGATCGTCCGGGCCACGCTGCGCCCGTTGAACCGGGTCGCCGCCACCGCCAGCCGGGTCACCGAGCTGCCGCTGGACCGCGGCGAGGTGGCGCTGTCGGTCCGGGTGCCGGCGGCCGACACCGATCCACGGACCGAGGTGGGGCAGGTGGGCGGCGCGCTCAACCGGATGCTCGGCCACGTCGCCGCCGCGCTCGCCGCGCGGCAGGCCAGCGAGACCCGGGTACGCCAGTTCGTCGCCGACGCCAGCCACGAGCTGCGTACCCCCCTGGCGGCGATCCGGGGATACGCCGAGGTGGCCCGCCGGGGTCGCGACGAGGTCCCGCCCGACGTGGCGCACGCGCTGCGCCGGGTGGAGTCGGAGAGCACCCGGATGACCAGCCTCGTCGACGACCTGCTGCTGCTCGCCCGGCTCGACTCCGGCCGGCCCCTCGTGGCCGAGCCGGTCGACCTCACCGCCCTCGTGGTGAACGCGGTCAGCGACGCGCACGTGGCCGGCCCCGAGCACCGCTGGGAGCTGGACCTGCCCGACGAGCCGGTCACCGTCACCGGCGACGGGCACCGGCTGCACCAGGTGGTGGCCAACCTGCTCGCCAACGCCCGGGTGCACACCCCGCCGGGCACCACGGTCACCACCCGGCTCGCATCGGGGGCCGAAGGCGTCGTGCTGAGCGTCACCGACGACGGCCCCGGCGTCCCGGCCGAACTCCAGCCGGAGGTCTTCGAACGGTTCGCCCGCGGTGACAGCTCCCGGTCCAGGGCCCACGGCAGCACCGGCCTCGGCCTGGCCATCGTGGCCGCCGTGGTGGAGGCCCACCACGGGCGGGTCGAGGTGTCCAGCCGTCCCGGCCGTACGGTCTTCACGGTGCTGCTGCCGCGATCCACAGCCGACGCATAGGCCGTTCATGGGGCCGGGCCAGCGGCCCGAACGAGGCTGGCCGGCATGGACAGAACAGAGAGCCTGCTGACCGCGCCCACGCCGCAAGCGGCGGCCACCGACCCGGCCCCCGCCCCGGAACCGCTGCCCACGACAGTGGCGCGGGCGCCGTCCGGGCCGCCCCGCCGCGACCCGCGCTGGGCGCGACCGGCCCTGGTCGGACTGTTGCTGGCCACCGCCCTGCTCTACCTGTGGGGCCTGGGCGCTTCGGGCTGGGGCAACGCGTTCTACTCGGCGGCCGTGCAGGCCGGCTCGGAGAGCTGGAAGGCGTTCTTCTACGGCTCCTCCGACGCGGCCAATTCGATCACGGTCGACAAGACCCCCGCCGCGCTGTGGCTGATGGCGCTCTCCGTCCGGCTCTTCGGCCTGAGCAGCTGGTCGATCCTGGTGCCGCAGGCGCTGCTCGGGGTGGCCTCGGTCGGCGTCCTGTACGCCGCCGTCCGCCGCTGGTACGGCCCGGTCGCCGGCCTGGTGGCGGGCGCGGTGCTCGCGGTCACCCCGGTGGCCACCCTGATGTTCCGGTTCAACAACCCCGACGCGCTGCTGGTGTTCCTGCTGGTCGCCGCCGCGTACGCGACGACACGCGCGATCGAGACGGCGAGCACCCGGTGGATCATGCTGACCGGCGCGCTGGTCGGCCTCGGCTTCCTCACCAAGATGCTCCAGGCGTTCCTGGTGATCCCGGTCTTCGCCGGCGTCTACCTGCTGGCCGCGCCGACCGGCTTCTGGCGGCGGATCCGGCAGTTGCTGCTGTCCGGGCTGGCGGTGCTGGTCTCCGCCGGCTGGTGGGTGGCGGTCGTGGAGCTGGTCCCGGCCAGCGCCCGCCCCTACATCGGCGGCTCGCAGCACAACAGCATCCTGGAGCTGACCCTCGGCTACAACGGCCTGGGCCGGATCACCGGCAACGAGGAGGGCAGCGTCGGCCCCGGCCGGATGGGCGGCGGTGGCGGTGGTCCGTTCTCCGGGCAGACCGGACTGCTGCGGATGTTCGACGCCGAGGTCGGCGGGCAGATTTCCTGGCTGCTGCCGGCCGCGGTGCTGCTGCTGGTCGCCGGGCTGGTGCTGGCCGGTCGGGCGGCGCGTACCGACCGGACGCGGGCGGGACTGCTGCTCTGGGGTGGCTGGCTGCTGGTCACCGGGCTGATCTTCAGCCTGATGTCCGGGATCTTCCACCCGTACTACACGGTGGCCCTGGCCCCGGCGGTCGGCGCGCTGGTCGGCATCGGCGTGACCCTGCTGTGGCGGGCCCGAACCAGCCCGGTCGCCTCCGGCGCGACCGCCGCCGGGTACGTGCCGGCCGTCGCGTCCGGCCCGCTGCCCCCGATCACCGGCGTCCCGGCCCCGCCCGCCGCGTCCGACCCGGTGCCGCCGGTCGCCGGCATCCCGGCCCCGCCCCGGTCGGACGCGACCGCGCCGGCCGGTGCCCGGACCGTCCCGGGTCGGCGCCGGGCGCTGGCGGCCACCACGACGCTC encodes:
- a CDS encoding sensor histidine kinase; this translates as MSSSPRSERAGRLRGWLAGWSLRRRLVLSVVALLALVSVGIGGLTTVALRHFLVAQVDNQLTGDQPRRQDRRTSPFDLPQWREGNVPLGVPPGFPQDSISAKIVNGRVVQASRLTAANAVPLSAGEVTALTRVPADSRPHSVALDDRGDYRAVARQVPDGDVLVFAIPLASVEQTVMWMMVAQAGVVTAGLLIAGSLGALIVRATLRPLNRVAATASRVTELPLDRGEVALSVRVPAADTDPRTEVGQVGGALNRMLGHVAAALAARQASETRVRQFVADASHELRTPLAAIRGYAEVARRGRDEVPPDVAHALRRVESESTRMTSLVDDLLLLARLDSGRPLVAEPVDLTALVVNAVSDAHVAGPEHRWELDLPDEPVTVTGDGHRLHQVVANLLANARVHTPPGTTVTTRLASGAEGVVLSVTDDGPGVPAELQPEVFERFARGDSSRSRAHGSTGLGLAIVAAVVEAHHGRVEVSSRPGRTVFTVLLPRSTADA
- a CDS encoding ArnT family glycosyltransferase, which translates into the protein MDRTESLLTAPTPQAAATDPAPAPEPLPTTVARAPSGPPRRDPRWARPALVGLLLATALLYLWGLGASGWGNAFYSAAVQAGSESWKAFFYGSSDAANSITVDKTPAALWLMALSVRLFGLSSWSILVPQALLGVASVGVLYAAVRRWYGPVAGLVAGAVLAVTPVATLMFRFNNPDALLVFLLVAAAYATTRAIETASTRWIMLTGALVGLGFLTKMLQAFLVIPVFAGVYLLAAPTGFWRRIRQLLLSGLAVLVSAGWWVAVVELVPASARPYIGGSQHNSILELTLGYNGLGRITGNEEGSVGPGRMGGGGGGPFSGQTGLLRMFDAEVGGQISWLLPAAVLLLVAGLVLAGRAARTDRTRAGLLLWGGWLLVTGLIFSLMSGIFHPYYTVALAPAVGALVGIGVTLLWRARTSPVASGATAAGYVPAVASGPLPPITGVPAPPAASDPVPPVAGIPAPPRSDATAPAGARTVPGRRRALAATTTLAVTLAVTTWWSWRLLGRSVDWYPWLRTVVLLVGLAVAALLVVVDRLPRRVAPLLLALGAATALAGPVAYSIQTASTPHTGSIPSAGPFVARDFGPGRGGFPGGGQFPGFRGGGATGGEGQAGLFPGQNGGTSQNGQFPAFPGGGPNGQLPGFPGGQNGTGQNGGTGQNGGFPGFPGGQGQFPGGGRSARGGGMGGLLDAREPSAELKALLTADADGYTWVAATVGSNNASGYQLATERPVMPVGGFNGSDPSPTLAQFQRYVADGKIHYFIGGGGFRANGGSSASQEIATWVADNFSAQTVDGVTVYDLSSGREG